From the genome of Tripterygium wilfordii isolate XIE 37 chromosome 6, ASM1340144v1, whole genome shotgun sequence:
CTGGAGCATTTAACTATTCCTTTTTATGTGATGGATGTAGTTTAAGAACAGTTAATCTTATTACTATAGTTCTGTGAAACTAGATTTAATTGAGCACTATGCAGCTTGTTGGGTTATAGCCATTCATTTTGACAGTTGTGATGTTATCCCAAATGAATATATGATGAGCACGGAAAATTATGGAgggatttgaattttttattggaCTTCTTTTCTCttggatattttaatttttagttttacCAGATTGTCTACAATAATCCGCTGGAATCCAAATTAGGAACTTAAAAACAAGAATGACCATCTTCTCACTCGTTCTTTTATGCTCAGGAAGCAATTTTCAGAGTTGTTGCTTCAATACTTCATCTCGGAAATCTTGTATTCTCTAAGGGAAAGGATGCTGATTCATCAGTTTTGAAAGATGATCAGGCAAAATTCCATCTCAAAATGACATCAGAGCTTCTCATGTATGAGTTTAGTGGTGATGTAATGCCTATGattttattataatatgttcCTCTATAcattatatttctttttctcttcaggTGTGATGCTCAGGCCCTAGAAGATGCATTATGTAAGCGTGTCATGATCACACCTGAGGAAGTTATAAAGCGAAGCCTTGATCCTCAAAGTGCCGCAATTAGCAGGGATGGTTTAGCTAAGACAATATATTCTCGATTATTTGACTGGTAAGGCAGCATATCTATCCTTAGAACAACAAGATTTTGTTGGTGCTGAAAGTTTGCGTGTCTGGCTGCTTACAGGCTGGTGGATAAAATTAACAACTCAATTGGACAAGATCCTAACTCAAAACAATTGATTGGGGTTCTTGACATCTATGGTTTTGAAAGCTTTAAAACTAACAGGTAACAGATACTAAGTGCAGAAATTATGATTTATTAATTGAATACATTGGATAGAAGGCTACCTCTTCAGTCCAGCGGATAAAGTTCTAGCATTTTGTTGTGacagttttgagcaattttgtaTTAACTTCACAAATGAGAAGCTGCAGCAGCATTTCAACCAGGTAAATATTGCAGACCAAATATTGATCACGTCAGCTTTTATTTTGATTCATTAGCTTGTTAACTTGAGGTGCCTATGAATTTCAGCATGTCTTCAAGATGGAACAAGAGGAATACACAAAGGAAGCAATTGACTGGAGCTATATTGAGTTTGTTGATAACCAAGATGTCTTGGATCTTATTGAAAAGGTTCTTCTTCTACCATTGACATAAGATGCCGATATTTGTTTGGAATATACGTGGACAATGATTATTTTATGGGAGCGTAGTACTATTTAACTGAAGTAACTTCTTTAATCAACTAATTAGAAGCTTGTTTATGTTGCATCTATAGAATTTCAAAAGCTTTCAAGGTTTGGAAAAAAGTTTGATAGTAAATAAATGTATTAAGAAATAGAGCAATTGACAGCTGGGATCCAGAATAGAGCGGAAGTTAGTGCACTATACAGTCGAAAGGTTGCCTAATGAAAATTCCTTATGCTTGTTAATTGCAATCTGAGGGGTGAAGTGAGAGCGTTAAGTAAAACTGACAGTTTTTggcaaataatatatttttttctcctaTTGTTGGAACATTATTCTTGGTTGcaataaaaaccaatgttgttttttcttcttggaGCTGCGGGATAGGGAAACATAGTTGGATAAGTGATATTGCTGAGTCATTGCTGATGGAGATTTTATTCGTAGTTTATTGTGAATTTGAACATGTAGAAATGAAATGTTGAtgcttgaaaattttcattttatatccctcgtcattattaaatatttatgcATTCAAATTTTTGGCATattagttaaatttttattatttgttctaTGGGAAATAAAATCGAACCTTCGTGGAATATATAGCTTGTACATTTCTTGTTTCCCTGAAGATGGGAAGAAAGCACAAGATAGTTTGGGAAAGTGATTTTCTAAATCACTGAGTTTAAACCACTTGCGACATGGGCATGATGTGGATCTCAAAAATCTGGTAGTAGTGTtgttctcttttattttattttattatattcccAGTGTAATCTGGTTTCTGtttctcttatttttcttctttttattccgTTTTCTGATCTTTCTAGGGAGGGAGAGGGGTTTCATGTGCTAATGGCATTTCTTTGTTTTGTGACTTTTGCAGAAACCTGGTGGAATCGTTGCTCTCCTTGATGAAGCTTGGTAAGAAGTTTTGCTTAATTTGGTTTTTCAAGAGAAACATTATTATTTGAAATATAGGCTCCGACTTGGTCGATATTTAGGGGTTTAGTTAGAGCTGAACTAACTCATTCTCGTTAACACCACCTTTTTCTTTTCAGTATGTTTCCAAAGTCAACACATGAAACATTCGCAAATAAGCTTTATCAGACATTTAAGACTCACAAGCGATTTGTCAAACCAAAACTATCTCGCACAGATTTTGCCATTGCTCATTATGCCGGGGAGGTAAGTTTGGATTCCAGCTCTTTGGTACCTTGAGTGCAAACTGTGTTGAACTTGATATTTTCCCCCTGTTACTCTTCTTTTCCAGGTCCTGTATCAGTCTGACCAGTTTCTAGACAAGAACAAGGATTATGTGGTTCCTGAGCATCAAGATTTGTTGGGCGCTTCCAAATGTCCTTTTGTTGCAGGGCTTTTCCCTCCACTTCCTGAGGAAACATCTAAATCGTCAAAATTTTCCTCCATCGGTTCCCGTTTTAAGGTgatctttctttttgttatgaCGTTGATTATCGTTCCCCCATTATACATATAACTGATCATTTACACTAAACACTACCATTTTTTATCTTTCTTGTTGACACTACAAGGCTGTCGTATGGTTCACGAAGTTGAAACTATTGTTTATATAAATGATGCAGCTTCAACTACAACAGTTAATGGATACACTGAATTCTACAGAACCTCACTACATCAGATGTGTCAAGCCAAACAACCTGCTAAAACCTGCCGTATTTGAGAATGTCAACATCATGCAACAACTGCGTTGTGGCGTGAGTACAATTTCAttctctctttaaaaaaaataaataaattatttcatGCTTGCTTTTTCCAGATGTTAGTTGGTAATTCTTTGTTTGGccccttctctctctatctttctaGCTAATTTGGTTGTCCATGTAGGGTGTTTTAGAGGCAATCAGAATCAGTTGTGCTGGATACCCCACTCGCCGCCCTTTCTTTGAATTCATAAACAGATTTGGGCTTCTTGCCCCAGAAGTTCTGGAGGGAAAGTAAGCCCCCTCTTCTAGTCTAAAGTCTAAAATGTTTTTAAGTGGAGAATTGTCACTTATCTATCGTCTGTAAAGGTTCTTTCCAGCTGGCCTGACCTTGTCATCAACTTATGCAACACTTTATTAAATGCGGATTTTTTTCCTCGTTTTATTTCTGAGCAGCTATGATGAAAAGGTTTCTTGCCAAAAGATTTTGGAAAAGAAGGGGCTTAAAGGGTTTCAGGTAATGACTCTTGGTGATTGTGAATATTCATAGGAATAGCTATCATAGTATTTATTACTTCTTGTGAAAATGAAACATTATGGATGCATATATGTGTATGAAAAAACTAAGAATCACTGCATCTAATAGCATATTATGGCAGAGGCTTTAATTTCATTTGGTCTTAAAAATGGCTTTGCAGATAGGTAAAACAAAGGTATTTTTAAGAGCTGGACAGATGGCTGAGCTAGATGCGCTGAGAGCTGAGGTACTCAGTAATGCTGCAAAAACTCTCCAGAGACGTATACGAACTCATATTGCTCGCAAACGATTTATTGCACTGCAGAAGGCTAGTATACTATTGCAATCAATGTGTAGAGGTGAGCTGTTTGAAAATGTTTATATTCTTAAGATAGCCGTATGTAAGGTTGTGAGTAAAGATTTTTCTGTTATCCAGTGACGAGTGATCTTTTATTGTGTCCTTCCTAACTTTTTCTTTCaccctctttcttttcattagaTATTTTCACACCACTATCTAAATGAGACTCgatttctttttgcttttctcATTTCTTCAAATGTATTGGTATGACATAGGAAGACTGGCTTGCAAACTATATGAACACATGAGAAGAGAGGCAGCTGCTATCACAGTTCAAAAGCATGTACGCAAATACGAAGCTAGAAAAGCCTATAAAAAACTGCATGTTGCTGCACTTGTCTTGCAAACAGGTTTAAGGGCAATGACTGCTCGTAAAGAATTCAGATTTAGGAAACAAACTAAAGGCGCAACAATTATTCAGGTTCTATCCTTAATAATATGATTTGACAGGATGATTTACTTTCTAGGATATATAGTTGACCCTTTCTTTGTATCAAAAACAAGTTCAGGCCAGGTGGCGCTGTTATGCAGCTGCCTCATACTATAAGAGGCTCAAGAGAGGATCTATTGTCACACAAACAAGATGGAGGGGCCGGATTGCCAGGAAAGAGCTTAGGAAGCTCAAAATGGTTAGTGTTGGATAATTCTTGCCAATTTGTTTTTGCACACGAACGTATTACAAGATCAATCCTTCAATTCAATGGATACCACTTGAAATTTGACACGCTTGCACTGCATACCTAACTGATGGAGCCTAAGAATTGAAGGTGCTGTTCCAAAATCATCCGCGGTGTCCTAAACTTTTAGCTATCTCAGGAGATGAGCACTGTTTAATGAATGGAATTCTCCATGTAGGAAAATTGTGCCTTTCAACTACACTTTTTGGTTTAGCAGTTTTGAGATTATTGTTGGAGATATTACTGTTGACTTCATCCTACAATAAAAGTTTGAAGAACGGAAAAAGTGTGAAAATTCCCGGAAATGCTAAAAGTGGGAATGGAGCTGGAGCATACGCTTGAAGTAAATCCTCACTTATTTAATAGCCTTGGAATAAAGAATAAGCTCATTAGATTTTATCCAATACTTACATCAGTTAAGCAGCTATTGATACTGATGGATGACAACGGAAACTTGCATACGTAACACATTTGCATAGTTTCATCTTTCTGCCAGATGCTTAAAACTTACTTAATATTTGCTCATCTTATTTTTATATCTTTGATTCTTGACATCCACCTTCAATGTTTTGCAGGCTGCAAGAGAAACTGGTGCTTTAAAAGAAGCAAAGGATAAACTTGAAAAAAGCGTAGAGGAACTAACTTGGCGTTTATCGTTGGAAAAGCGTCTAAGGGTAATACTTGTTATCAAATAGACAGTAATTATTGTATAGGATAATAGTAGAATCTAACATGGAAGTTTCAagttacaaaacatggcacatTGAGAAAAATCGAGAAGTTGTTCCACACTATCGTGTGTGATGTAAATCTATAAAAATACTGAGGATTTCATGACCCACAATGTTTtccacaaaattttcattttttacaaGTTGCTTAGTTATTCTAAGTTGCAATTTGATAGCTTTTCCTCATGCCAAGATTGATATCATGTATACAGACAGACCTTGAAGAAGCAAAGGCCCAGGAGATAGCAAAATTGCAGAACTCCTTGCAAGAAATGCAGAACAAAATTGATGAATTAAACACATTAGTGGTCAAGGAACGAGAAGCTGCAAAGAAGGCTATTGATGAAGCACCTCCTGTCATAAAAGAAACCGAAGTTCTTGTTGAAGATACCAAAAAGGTTGAGTCTCTGACAGCAGAAGTGGAAATTTTGAAGGTAAAACAGTTCGCCCATGAGTCTTTGCCTGTTCTCCTCTATAAATTCAAACCCATGTTATTTAGTTATGGTTTCTTCATCAAATGAAGAAATGTTTTATTAAAGGATTTATCATTTTGCTAAAGTTTTCACGAAGAATttatctcaaaatacatgtagCATCTCAGGAGTATGGAGGGGTACATCTCGTCTTTAAATTGTCCTCCATGAAAAAAAATGCCAAGGGCATGTCAAGAGAGTTATAATAAGTTCCTAACTGTACAACAAAAAATTAGGGTCAGAAgagatttttttaatgtaaaaaagGGTATTtataatttctaacataatttCTTATGCAAATACAAATCACTAACTGATGACCATTTAGGTTCTACTTATCCAGAAGTAATAGGTCAAACAATGCTGTTGCATGATGAATAAATCAAGTCTAGAAAATACGAATCTCTCTTAGTTGACACTGATGGTAATATTGCAAGGATTTAGATGACATCATTTTCAGATTACCAATGGTTTGACTGGCTATATAAAAAGTTAGTTTCAGTTCACAAAAAAGTTAGATTTAGCGTTGAGCAAGTCTTGTTAAGAGCACTGCCTTCATGCTAAGCTTTTGAGGCTTCCATGCCCCAATATCTTTGACGTATTCTAGCATtcacttttaaaattgttttggtTATGATTAACTTTTGTCGTTCTGCTGAAATAAGTAACTCATTTCAAgtaaattttattaaatcaCTTCCTCATTTTCATGAACTAGCATCCTATGTTTCAAAAAGTGGCAAAGAGAGGGTCACATCCCTGATGTAGACAATAACTGAAACTTGCTtgtcaaatgcataaaaagtaTATACCATTAGGACATTTTAAGTTTGCCAAGGTTCAAAAGGGACCTTTTTGGTTGGCATCTGGACATAGAGGCATAATGCATAGCGGGATGGCCGTGATAAGAATTCAAGAGTATTTGTAGATTTTTATATTTGCATTAGTGATCATGCTTACctcatttatttaattttgaatttggCTTGACACATCCGCAGGACTCTTTGgataaagagaaacaaagagcTGATGATTCtgaaaggaaatacaatgaagcTCAAGAGGCCAGCGAAGAGAGACAGAAAAAATTAGAAGAAACAGATAAAAAGCTTCATCAACTTCAGGAAACCTTGCAAAGGTATAAGGGAAAATGCAAcccttttttcttgcttttgagaaatatatttttggacAAAGACGtgtacattttcaaaatttaccATTTGGATAACTTTCTTCTTGTCATGATCAGGCAAGAAGAGAAGCTTACCAATTTAGAATCAGAGAACCAAGTTCTACGCCAACAAGCTGTATCTATGGCATCCAACAAATTCCTTTCAGGACGCTCCAGATCAATCATGCAGGTACAGGCCTTACTGAGATTGTATCTCTCTCATATTTTTGAAATATCAATCTTCCTTATCAAAGAACGTTAAGGATATTTTCTACTTTTTCTCTAATAATTTGCGCAGAGGGTTGAAAGTGGGCATATCTCAGGCGATGTAAAGGCAGCTGCGGTAAGGAAATTTCTCTCAGGAATATTCATAACTGATGATATTTTTctactactatatatatatatatatatatatatatatatatatatatatatatatatatatatatatatatatatatatatatatatatatatatatagacactaTTATATTAGATTTGCCATGATATTCTTTCTTgacactttttttcttttaatgatgGCTAATGGATCAGGATTTACATAGTGCTTCAATAAACCATAGGGACCTATCTGAAGTGGAAGAGAAACCACAAAAATCACTGAATGAGAAACAGCAGGAGAATCAAGAATTGCTCATTCGATGTATCGCCCAACACTTGGGCTTTGCAGGGAACAGACCAATTGCTGCCTGTATCATATACAAATGCCTCTTGCAGTGGAGATCATTTGAAGTTGAGAGGACAAGTGTCTTTGATCGCATAATTCAGACGATAGGCAAGGCTATTGAGGTTTTCTAGTTCCCACCCATATATGCtggtattttattttccttttgcaATCCAATTTTTATTACTTAAAAAAGTTCTTTGGGTCTCAGAACCAGGATAAT
Proteins encoded in this window:
- the LOC120000949 gene encoding myosin-11 isoform X2, translating into MGTPVNIIVGSHVWIEDPEQSWIDGQVSKITGKDAEIETSNGKKVVANLSKIYPKDMEHPAGGVDDMTKLSYLHEPGVLQNLKTRYELNEIYTYTGNILIAINPFQRLPHIYDAHMMQQYKGAPFGELSPHVFAVADVAYRAMINEGKSNSILVSGESGAGKTETTKMLMQYLAFLGGRVATEGRTVEQQVLESNPVLEAFGNAKTVRNNNSSRFGKFVEIQFDKHGRISGAAIRTYLLERSRVCQVSDPERNYHCFYLLCAAPQEEVEKYKLGNPKSFHYLNQSNCYELVGVSDAHDYLATRRAMDIVGISQKDQEAIFRVVASILHLGNLVFSKGKDADSSVLKDDQAKFHLKMTSELLMCDAQALEDALCKRVMITPEEVIKRSLDPQSAAISRDGLAKTIYSRLFDWLVDKINNSIGQDPNSKQLIGVLDIYGFESFKTNSFEQFCINFTNEKLQQHFNQHVFKMEQEEYTKEAIDWSYIEFVDNQDVLDLIEKKPGGIVALLDEACMFPKSTHETFANKLYQTFKTHKRFVKPKLSRTDFAIAHYAGEVLYQSDQFLDKNKDYVVPEHQDLLGASKCPFVAGLFPPLPEETSKSSKFSSIGSRFKLQLQQLMDTLNSTEPHYIRCVKPNNLLKPAVFENVNIMQQLRCGGVLEAIRISCAGYPTRRPFFEFINRFGLLAPEVLEGNYDEKVSCQKILEKKGLKGFQIGKTKVFLRAGQMAELDALRAEVLSNAAKTLQRRIRTHIARKRFIALQKASILLQSMCRGRLACKLYEHMRREAAAITVQKHVRKYEARKAYKKLHVAALVLQTGLRAMTARKEFRFRKQTKGATIIQARWRCYAAASYYKRLKRGSIVTQTRWRGRIARKELRKLKMAARETGALKEAKDKLEKSVEELTWRLSLEKRLRTDLEEAKAQEIAKLQNSLQEMQNKIDELNTLVVKEREAAKKAIDEAPPVIKETEVLVEDTKKVESLTAEVEILKDSLDKEKQRADDSERKYNEAQEASEERQKKLEETDKKLHQLQETLQRQEEKLTNLESENQVLRQQAVSMASNKFLSGRSRSIMQRVESGHISGDVKAAADLHSASINHRDLSEVEEKPQKSLNEKQQENQELLIRCIAQHLGFAGNRPIAACIIYKCLLQWRSFEVERTSVFDRIIQTIGKAIENQDNNDILAYWLSNASTLLLLLQRTLKASGAAGMAPQRRRSSSATLFGRMTQSFRGAPQGVNLSLINGGTSGGVDTLRQVEAKYPALLFKQQLTAYVEKIYGMIRDNLKKEISPLLGLCIQAPRTSRASLVKGSSRSVANTAAQQALIAHWQGIVKSLGNFLNTLKANHVPPFLVRKVFTQIFSFINVQLFNSLLLRRECCSFSNGEYVKAGLAELEHWCYKATDEYAGSAWDELKHIRQAIGFLVIHQKSKKTLDEISHDLCPVLSIQQLYRISTMYWDDKYGTHSVSSDVISNMRVLMTEDSNNAVSNSFLLDDDSSIPFSVDDLSKSMEQIDIADIEPPPLIRENSGFSFLLPRSD
- the LOC120000949 gene encoding myosin-11 isoform X1, giving the protein MGTPVNIIVGSHVWIEDPEQSWIDGQVSKITGKDAEIETSNGKKVVANLSKIYPKDMEHPAGGVDDMTKLSYLHEPGVLQNLKTRYELNEIYTYTGNILIAINPFQRLPHIYDAHMMQQYKGAPFGELSPHVFAVADVAYRAMINEGKSNSILVSGESGAGKTETTKMLMQYLAFLGGRVATEGRTVEQQVLESNPVLEAFGNAKTVRNNNSSRFGKFVEIQFDKHGRISGAAIRTYLLERSRVCQVSDPERNYHCFYLLCAAPQEEVEKYKLGNPKSFHYLNQSNCYELVGVSDAHDYLATRRAMDIVGISQKDQEAIFRVVASILHLGNLVFSKGKDADSSVLKDDQAKFHLKMTSELLMCDAQALEDALCKRVMITPEEVIKRSLDPQSAAISRDGLAKTIYSRLFDWLVDKINNSIGQDPNSKQLIGVLDIYGFESFKTNSFEQFCINFTNEKLQQHFNQHVFKMEQEEYTKEAIDWSYIEFVDNQDVLDLIEKKPGGIVALLDEACMFPKSTHETFANKLYQTFKTHKRFVKPKLSRTDFAIAHYAGEVLYQSDQFLDKNKDYVVPEHQDLLGASKCPFVAGLFPPLPEETSKSSKFSSIGSRFKLQLQQLMDTLNSTEPHYIRCVKPNNLLKPAVFENVNIMQQLRCGGVLEAIRISCAGYPTRRPFFEFINRFGLLAPEVLEGNYDEKVSCQKILEKKGLKGFQIGKTKVFLRAGQMAELDALRAEVLSNAAKTLQRRIRTHIARKRFIALQKASILLQSMCRGRLACKLYEHMRREAAAITVQKHVRKYEARKAYKKLHVAALVLQTGLRAMTARKEFRFRKQTKGATIIQARWRCYAAASYYKRLKRGSIVTQTRWRGRIARKELRKLKMAARETGALKEAKDKLEKSVEELTWRLSLEKRLRTDLEEAKAQEIAKLQNSLQEMQNKIDELNTLVVKEREAAKKAIDEAPPVIKETEVLVEDTKKVESLTAEVEILKDSLDKEKQRADDSERKYNEAQEASEERQKKLEETDKKLHQLQETLQRQEEKLTNLESENQVLRQQAVSMASNKFLSGRSRSIMQRVESGHISGDVKAAADLHSASINHRDLSEVEEKPQKSLNEKQQENQELLIRCIAQHLGFAGNRPIAACIIYKCLLQWRSFEVERTSVFDRIIQTIGKAIEFFGSQNQDNNDILAYWLSNASTLLLLLQRTLKASGAAGMAPQRRRSSSATLFGRMTQSFRGAPQGVNLSLINGGTSGGVDTLRQVEAKYPALLFKQQLTAYVEKIYGMIRDNLKKEISPLLGLCIQAPRTSRASLVKGSSRSVANTAAQQALIAHWQGIVKSLGNFLNTLKANHVPPFLVRKVFTQIFSFINVQLFNSLLLRRECCSFSNGEYVKAGLAELEHWCYKATDEYAGSAWDELKHIRQAIGFLVIHQKSKKTLDEISHDLCPVLSIQQLYRISTMYWDDKYGTHSVSSDVISNMRVLMTEDSNNAVSNSFLLDDDSSIPFSVDDLSKSMEQIDIADIEPPPLIRENSGFSFLLPRSD